From Triticum aestivum cultivar Chinese Spring chromosome 7B, IWGSC CS RefSeq v2.1, whole genome shotgun sequence:
TGATGTGTCCACTTTGCACAACAGCGTTGTATAATCTGTTTCAACTTTTCTCTGTTCTTGCCAAAATGACTCTTATCTATTATAAAACTTCACCAAAAGTACAAAGCACCCTAAACATAATAAAAGTTACATTAAGGTCCCTGGACCAACGAACGACCGCCAGCGTCGTCAGAAGGACCCACTAACGCGACGTAGTAGCCCTTCCCATACCAAAGCCGTCTTGAACTTATCGATGAAAGCCGGCAAGTCTTCATGCACATCTCCCTACGAACAAGTGCCGGGAGCCGCACTCCTCGCCGTTCAACCCTTGAATCGATTTGAAGATCATGACACCAAATGTCGCTCAGGAGCTCCGATATGCCAGCTCGCTCGGCCGAGATGGAGAAAGTATCCAATGGAAACCTGAATACTCAAATATGGGCTGTTGGATGAGAAATGTTGGGGCTAGACCATCCTCCATTCTGAACCAAACAAGGCCCTGAAATGTGTGTTGCAGCCGTACAAAGGCAACACATTCTTTTTAAGACTAGAACAATGCACGTGCGTTGtaacgggatataaatattctagtatgtTAGCCTGTGATTTACCTGTCAAGGATAATGCGATTgaataaataaatgttcatcaaattctgacCATGAATTACCTTAGATTTTTATTAGAAGTTTgataagtaaattaaagtggaattggttcagaaggtaagtaaattaaggtgattgattatcatatacatggaaGGTTGGACGAAAGATGGTGGGAAAAaaggtgaaatgggaaccttacgTTCTTTTGAAGTAGTAGAGACTAGATTGTTTGTACTAGGAGCACATAATGATAATAGCTGTTTATTCCTTTTAATAAGACATTTATGTAAATTGGTTTCCATGTAATCGTTTCACAAAGCATGTGTctttttctttattattatttACATGCGGTGAGTTCCATTATTTTTTTCATGATCGATTGCTAATTGTACATCTAATTAAGTCATGCCACTCGTAATTCATTatgatcatttttttcttttgaaaagagCGTAACACGCTCGGCCTCTTCATTGTGTGATGCACACAATGTTTTATTTCAAGTCTCAAAGTTCTTCATATTGAATTACAAAATAATTCATCTGAAAAATACCCACAAATGGGTGCCCGGAAGAGAAAATTCGAAATGATATAGGAAGATGAACCTCATGTATCATAAATCCTACTAATAGGCTCCCAACTATATCAGGTGAATAagctccgagctaccatctctagTCGGTTACACCCAAAGACCATGTGCGCCCGCTCCTCCTTGCGAAGtaaggcccagttcttttgggcgattctcccagaatcgcccccctccccagcttctcccagaatcgtcacttcatattttttttacaatcctatctagttaaggtctaattagctaggattgtaaaaaaaatatgaagtgatgattctgggagaagctggggagaggggcgattctgggagaatcgcccaaaagaactggccctaaggaCCATGTATGGGTCCAGCTGATGGCCTTGAAGACAACTTGCAAAAAATTTGGAACCTTCGTTCGGTTAAAAAATAAAATCATTACAAGTGCTCCAAATGACCCAAAGTAAAGCATGAATTCTCTCATGGATCTACTTGGTGGAAGGTAGATTCAAAGCTATATAAACGAAGCGCCACAACAGCTTGGCAAGTGGACATTGAAGGAATAGATGCTGAATTGACTCATCATCACCGTAGAAACAACACTAAGTGCAGTTTTGCCAATTTCTTTTCTTCAGATTATCTTTTGTCAGGATGAACTTTCGGTCTAAATACTACATGAAGATCTTAATTATCAGTTGGAACCCTCATTTTCCAAATATATTGGTGGTGGAAAAATTGATCGTCATTAATGAGGGCCATGCACATGGAATTGACTGTGAAGACCCAGACCGTAGTCATCTTCCAACGGGAAATATCAGCCACAAGGTTGAATCGGTTTGTCTATGCAACGGaaagtattatgcgcatgaaaAACTCTGTAAGTCATGAACTTGCTAGGATCGGTCGAGTTGATGTTAAGACCACGGTCTGGTTAGGGTCTTGCCTAGATAGAGTTGTAAATCTTTGTGAACTGGGTCGTGTGGATCTAGGTTAATTTAATGGAAACCCCTTCTTCCCTGCCAAAAAATTAAAATGCATAGCCATTAGCATTTTTTTAGTCGAGCGTACCCATTAGCTGAACGTTGCATGCCATTGTTGATAAATATTTATCGAGTATTTAGAAATATTGATTGTGTCTTATAAAATCTTCATCATATATTAAAATTGGTCGTGGTGTTTTTTAAAATGTTTATTGTGCATTTAAAAATGCTAAGTGGGTCTTAAAAATGTTCATCAagtgttttaaaaatgttcatgtgttCTTTCAAAAATATTCATCACGTATTAAAAAAATACATCCCATCAAAAGTGTTCATAGTGTATTAAGATAagttcattgtgtatttaaaaaatattcccCTTCTCTTGAGAAGTCGCCGTGTATTAAGAATGTCCACGTCACGGTAATTCGAATGGTAGGAAGCCTTTGCCAATTCGAGGGCAACAGGATATTCTAGTCGTGTTCTAGTTTTTTCTTCCTTTCCTCTCTGCGTTCATTGGCCATCACACAATGCTCTGTGAATGCATGCTTATACTCAATGCTCCTGGTGGAAAAATCAAATTTTCTTTTCTGTTGAGCAAAAAGCATATATGTCGGCAGGAAAAACAAGTCTTAAAATCTACATGTTGAGTGCTTTACTTGCAACAACTGAATGATTTTTGTGATCTTTGCTACCATTTCTTTTGTGTCTGCCACCCTAGCCTGGATGCCATACCTGTCAGACCTGCTGGATTGGACCATCCTCCTTGTTGacgggtccccccccccccccccaccctccttCCATCCGTTAAAATGCACACaaactaacaaaatgtgcaaatcAAAGGCGACCCATTGTCTTTGTGGCTGCAGCCTGAACATATTGAAACACGACAGTCATAGAGAAAGAAAAGCAAATGGTCTTCACGTTATATTTGTGATTGTCTTATGTATGGTAAATGACTCAACTGCAGTGAAATTTTGTTTACTTGTAAGACCAATGGAATCTTTGGTCATTTTTGCGGGGAGGAACCTTTGGTCTTTGATTGATAATAgacatggcatcattagaagaTGTCTCTCAGTAAATGGGACGAATAAGAATGATCATCATACGATTGTCAACCTTGATTTCAAAGATGATTTTGTGTGATAGGAATATGTGTGAGAATAGATCAATTTTGAACCTTGAACTCGTAGTTGAAATATTCGGCTAGCCACCTCACAAAAAGTAGCGTATAAATTGTGTagatatgtagtactccctccgtaaactaatataagagcgttcagATCACTAAAATAGTTATCTAAACACTATTATATTAGTTTACAGGGGGAGCACATTATTTTTCAGAGTGGGGAAATATCTTTACTCTCTTTTCTGTTTTGCACATATTGGACGCCCCTTGCCTACCTAGTATAGTTAGGTATGCACCGAGAGCTTCTTGTTGTCCTTGTGTAAAATATATGTCCTTTGTGCGCACATGCAAACGGAGAAGGTTCCTAGAGCTATTTTCTTTGATTTGAAGGAAGGTTCGTAGAGATAAATGCTGGCCAAGTTTGGATGGTCGTTTTTAACTTTCAACTTTGTATTTGTACTTCCTTGTGGGAATTTGCTGGGCCCGTCATTACCGGTCAAGGCACACTCCCCCCATCATTCTCGTCGTCACTTTCCCCATCTCTCCCGTCGAGGTCGAGGGTTTCCTCCTCACGTTCCCCACTCCCCAATCCAATCCAATGGCGACCACCACCAACAAGATAATGGCGTCGTCTGTCACGGACATCCCCGACCACCTCCTCGCGGAGATCTTCCTCCGGCTGCCCAACCCACAAGACCTCGtccgcgcctccgccgcctgccCCACCTTCCGCCGAATCTCCACCGACAGGTCATTCCTCCGCTGCTTCCGCCGCCTCCACTCACCACCGATTCTCGGATTCCTCGACCGCGGCGGCTTCCACCCAGCCATGCCGCCTCACCCGTCCGCTCCCGCCGCCCGTGCGCTCGCCGATTtcaccttctccttcctcccctcccACCGCCGCTGGACCGTGCAGGACGTCCGCGACGGCCGCGTCCTCCTCGCCCGCAACATCGGACAACATGGGCAGCCCCCGGCCTTCAGAGATCTCGCGGTGTGCGACCCCTTGCACCGCCGGTACGTCCTGCTTCCCCCTTTACCTCACGGCCTAGCCGCTTCGCTTGAGCACCCGTTCCCCCGGGTAAGCGAGGACCGCTGGAAGCGCTTCCTCGTCCCCCTCGGCGAGGACGAGGCAGCGGCTGGAGAGACAACGTTCAGAGTCATCTTGATGGCGCATCGCAAAACCAGTCTGTCTGCCTTCTACTTCTCTTCCAGCACCGATCAATGGCAAGCCGCGTCCAAGGGTTTGAATGATTTGGCCCTTGGCAAGCGCGACATGGTGGAGATGTCAAGCGTCCAGCCTTATATTCACAGGCGCCATTATGCTTATGGTTGTTTCTACTGGGACTGGTTGAATTTCGGGATGAAAAAGTTGCTCTTGCTTGACACCGCCACGATGGAGTTCTCCACTGCTGACCTCCCGCCAGGAAAATGGAGCAAGCAAGGTATAGCCATTGTGGAGGCAGGGGAAGGCAGGCTTGGGATGTTTGGTTTCCACCGTGAAACTGCATCCGATCTAAGCTATACCGTTGCATAGAACAAAGGCAAGAGTCCCAACCAGTGGCAGATGGAGAAGACAATCTCACTAGATTCTGGGTACAAATATTCTATCAAAGATGCAACACAGAGGTACTTTCTCTTGACAAGGATAGAAGCCTCATCGCCAGAGAATCGACTTGTTGGATTTTTCTCAATGGATGTCAAGACGTTGCAGCTTCAAAGGGTTTATGAGACACAGCACCATTCTAAGTATCATACATACGCATACATCAACTTCCCACCATCATTGTTGTCTTCAAGGAGAATATGAAGCGGTAAAGTTTCTATTGCTTCCAAGTTATCTCCTTCCCTTCATAACTATCACATGATTTGTCTATTGCTTCATGTTCATTATGGCAATTGGTAATTCTTGTTTGATTTAACAGTGTTTAACTTCTTGTGCCCATGGAAAAAATAAGAAAGCTCAGGAACGTAATTGTGTTTCTTGTCTTGTTTGTTTCGATCGCCATTTTAAGATAATGGGGTTTGT
This genomic window contains:
- the LOC123161551 gene encoding uncharacterized protein — translated: MATTTNKIMASSVTDIPDHLLAEIFLRLPNPQDLVRASAACPTFRRISTDRSFLRCFRRLHSPPILGFLDRGGFHPAMPPHPSAPAARALADFTFSFLPSHRRWTVQDVRDGRVLLARNIGQHGQPPAFRDLAVCDPLHRRYVLLPPLPHGLAASLEHPFPRVSEDRWKRFLVPLGEDEAAAGETTFRVILMAHRKTSLSAFYFSSSTDQWQAASKGLNDLALGKRDMVEMSSVQPYIHRRHYAYGCFYWDWLNFGMKKLLLLDTATMEFSTADLPPGKWSKQGIAIVEAGEGRLGMFGFHRETASDLSYTVA